A stretch of Oncorhynchus mykiss isolate Arlee chromosome 12, USDA_OmykA_1.1, whole genome shotgun sequence DNA encodes these proteins:
- the LOC110537209 gene encoding E3 ubiquitin-protein ligase NEURL3-like: MGNSKSIEFCPKHGRHCLGPLFFHKGVLGTQVCLSLGGRRVERNRETFRNGLTFSSRPVRVQEKIHLRVELCDQHWNGALRLGFTSIPPSSCGPLFPPAMAIPDLTTTDRYWASPVPSSLNMPGAELRFWVTPKGVLVYEGPNRVRYLLLKGVDVRSPLWAIIDVYGQTRAVLLLGSKQKGCNTRRSCPVPPPPSVSYEDSCMYVNKGHPRCTPRGNHLPTDPITTTQMDSSAERDLVEDCAVCLSLRASVVLSCGHRCLCQCCAVRVTAEFGICPLCRQSIR, translated from the exons aATTTTGTCCAAAACATGGGCGTCACTGTCTGGGGCCCCTGTTCTTCCATAAAGGGGTATTGGGGACCCAGGTGTGTTTGAGTCTGGGAGGTAGGCGTgtggagaggaacagggagaccTTCCGGAATGGTCTGACCTTCAGCAGTCGTCCAGTCAGGGTCCAGGAGAAGATACATCTGCGGGTGGAGCTTTGTGACCAGCACTGGAATGGAGCTTTGCGGCTGGGATTCACCTCCATACCCCCCTCCTCCTGTGGGCCACTCTTCCCCCCTGCCATGGCCATCCCTGACCTCACCACCACCGACCGGTACTGGGCATCCCCCGTGCCCTCCAGCCTCAACATGCCAGGGGCAGAGCTCCGCTTCTGGGTGACCCCTAAAGGGGTGCTGGTGTACGAGGGGCCAAATCGTGTGAGGTACCTGCTCCTGAAGGGGGTGGATGTGAGAAGCCCCCTCTGGGCTATTATAGATGTCTACGGGCAGACCAGAGCTGTGCTCTTATTGG GATCAAAACAAAAAGGATGCAATACGCGGAGGTCCTgccctgtccctcctcctccctctgtgtctTATGAGGACAGCTGCATGTATGTGAACAAGGGTCATCCCAGATGCACCCCTCGGGGCAACCACCTCCCCACTGACCCTATCACTACCACACAGATGGACTCCTCTGCAG AGCGGGACTTGGTTGAAGATTGCGCTGTGTGTCTATCCTTGAGAGCTTCTGTGGTCCTATCCTGTGGGCACCGCTGCCTGTGCCAATGCTGCGCAGTGCGCGTCACCGCGGAGTTCGGAATCTGCCCGCTGTGTCGCCAGTCAATCAGATAG